One Calditrichota bacterium DNA window includes the following coding sequences:
- a CDS encoding T9SS type A sorting domain-containing protein has protein sequence MFAREDLEQNISGGGRLRISDGIFSKIVHPIDLKATIFKFTYQFRAPHIYHIEWSNDFYRVMPEEIKSPTIYPNPSKGDFSFSMNSANGGVCSYEIYNILGVKVFFLKENLKSNEIVVKNFDLSHLPSGIYFLRIRQSTQTKSMKFVIVR, from the coding sequence GTGTTTGCACGTGAGGATTTGGAACAAAATATTTCCGGTGGCGGACGTCTTCGTATTTCAGATGGCATATTTTCCAAAATAGTGCACCCAATTGACTTAAAGGCAACGATATTCAAATTCACTTATCAATTTCGGGCTCCCCATATTTACCATATTGAATGGTCAAATGATTTCTACCGAGTGATGCCAGAAGAAATTAAATCCCCGACGATTTATCCGAATCCCTCGAAAGGGGATTTTTCATTTTCCATGAATTCAGCAAATGGCGGCGTGTGTTCTTATGAAATTTACAATATATTGGGGGTTAAAGTTTTTTTTCTCAAAGAGAACCTAAAATCAAATGAAATTGTTGTCAAAAATTTTGACTTGTCGCATCTGCCCTCAGGGATATATTTTTTAAGGATCAGGCAATCCACTCAAACAAAAAGCATGAAATTTGTTATTGTCAGGTAA